The Bos taurus isolate L1 Dominette 01449 registration number 42190680 breed Hereford chromosome 18, ARS-UCD2.0, whole genome shotgun sequence genome has a window encoding:
- the LOC112442409 gene encoding zinc finger protein 665-like has translation MLPDHETKNKRPYKCNECDITFLQDSEITGHQRIHTGGKPYKCDMCGKAFNQTTKLAVHWRIHTGEKPCKCDVCDKAFIQIGNLAVHRYIHTGEKPYKCDVCGHCFKQSTHLENHQRTHTGVKPYKCDVSGKAFSVNASHADHQRLHTGKKPYKCDVCGKTFIQTSNLAIHEKIHTGEKPYKCDVCGKAFNQAEKFVIYWRVHTGEKPYKCDVCSLCFTQNSQLAVHQQTHMGEKPYKCDVCGKGFSETSSLAVHRKIHAGEKLYKCDVCCKAFNQTAKLGLHQRIHTGEKPYKCDVCGKAFSHTGNLAVHQRAHTGEKPYKCDVCGKAFSQTASLVVHQRIHTGEKPYNCAICGKAFSISSSLAVHQRVHTGEKPHKCDVCGKAFSRTTSLAVHQRIHTGEKPYKCDVCGNAFKPCSSSESSYWRETI, from the coding sequence ATGTTACCAGAccatgaaacaaaaaacaaaagaccttACAAATGTAATGAATGTGATATAACCTTTCTTCAGGACTCAGAAATCACTGGACATCAAAGAATCCATACAGGAGGGAAACCATATAAATGCGACATGTGTGGCAAGGCTTTTAATCAAACTACAAAACTTGCAGTTCAttggagaattcatactggagagaaaccatgtaaatgtgatgtatgtgacAAGGCTTTTATTCAAATTGGAAACCTTGCAGTTCATCGTTAtattcacactggagagaaaccatataaatgtgatgtgtgtggtCACTGCTTTAAACAAAGTACACACCTTGAAAATCATCAGAGAACTCATACCGGAgtgaaaccatataaatgtgatgtttcTGGAAAAGCCTTTAGTGTAAATGCAAGCCATGCAGATCATCAGAGACTTCATACTGGaaagaaaccatataaatgtgatgtatgtggcaaGACTTTCATTCAAACTTCAAACCTTGCAATTCACGagaaaattcatactggagagaaaccatataaatgtgatgtatgtggcaaggcctttaaTCAAGCTGAAAAATTTGTAATTTATTggagagttcatactggagagaaaccatataaatgtgatgtatgtaGCCTATGCTTTACTCAAAACTCACAGCTTGCAGTTCATCAGCAAACTCATATGGGAGAGAAGCCATacaaatgtgatgtatgtggcaaAGGCTTTAGTGAAACTTCAAGCCTTGCAGTTCATCGGAAAATTCATGCTGGAGAGAAActatataaatgtgatgtatgttGCAAGGCCTTCAATCAGACTGCAAAACTTGGacttcatcagagaattcatactggagagaaaccttataaatgtgatgtgtgtggcaAGGCGTTCAGTCATACTGGAAACCTTGCTGTTCATCAGAGAgctcatactggagagaaaccatataaatgtgatgtatgtggcaaGGCTTTTAGTCAAACTGCAAGCCTTGTagttcatcagagaattcatactggagagaaaccatataattGTGCTATATGTGGCAAGGCTTTCAGTATAAGTTCAAGCCTTGCTGTTCATCagagagttcatactggagagaaaccacataaatgtgatgtatgtggcaaggcctttagtAGAACTACAAGCCTTGCagttcatcagagaattcatactggagagaagccatataaatgtgatgtatgtggcaaTGCCTTTAAACCTTGCAGTTCCTCAGAGAgctcatactggagagaaaccatataa